The DNA sequence AAAAGAGGGGCGAAAGAATTGAGATTCAAAAGGATCTTATCCCGTGAAGGAAACATTCCGGCGTCTTCTGCTAGTTTTCTCGATTCAGTTTCGAAGTCGGCCAAAAGATTTAAGGTCGTGTTCTCCCCTTTAACAAGATCAACCAGTCTGACTATTCCCGATTTACTCTCGAATACCTGGATGCCCTCCAAATCGACGGATATGTCGAGTATTTCAGGTTCCGGAATAATCACCCACACCGTGTCGCCGATTCTTTCAAGATCTTCATCTGTCAGTTTTTTTAAATCCACTCCGTAGTACATTGTTACGACTGTGTATATAAGGGCTTTATCGGTGCCGGTGAGCCAGTGGCTGTTGTCAACATGAACGATGACCTGTGTCACTATTTTGTCAGTGACCAAAAAAGTAAGCTGTTCTGAACGAAGAATTTCCAGTGTCGATATCACTTTTTTTTCAGTCGGGGATTTGAACAAGAACGAAATCAGAACGAAAATCGCTACGACCGAGATAGAGAGCGCTATCGTGACAATGAGAGAATACTTTTTCAGCATAATAACCTCAACAGGACACAAACCTCAGAAATACCAGAATCAGAATTACGACAATACAGGAATATATGACGACTTTTTTCATTTACCTTCCACTGTTAATGTTTTTCAAATTTTATCATCCTTGCGCGGGATAAAAAAGCTTTATATCTCAATCGTTTTTATATCCGAAGGGTATTACGTAAACTGGGATCTCTTCCAAGACTCCTCCCAAAGCTAAGATTACTTTTTCGTCGTCAAAAGCGCCTACCATGACGCTCGAAAGTCCCAGAGATACGGCTTCAAGGCTTACGTTCTGGCCGAGGTGTCCGGCTTCCATAAAGACATATCTTTCAGCTCTGCTTCCATATCTTGCTTCAGTTCTTTGCACTACTTCCGTTACAAGCAGAACTGCGGGTGCATTTTCTATAAAGGATTGATTGAGACATGCACTGGCGAGTCCCCGCCTTTTGTCTCCTCGCACCACTGGTAATAATCCGTGGTCCGATGGAACATATTTATATATTCCCGGATCGACAAATGAAAAAATAAGGATCACCGGCAAAATAAAAAACAAAGAAACTCTCAAGCGCGGCCCTTTCGGCAATTCAGCGATAAAAATCGAAAAATTCCGGACACAGGATTTTATACCGTAAGTTTAAAAAAATCAAACTTGATTGACAGGTGGAATAAAACGTGCAAAATACTATTTACAGTCAAACTTATCCGGCATTGTTTTGTCTTTACCAGCCGGTCCAATCCAGGAAAAGACCCATTTTTCAAAAGGAGTCGCAATGAAAAACACCGGTTTTTTCTGGATTTTTTCTTGGTTGGTTTTTGTCTTCCTCGGATGTGATTTTTGGAATTGGGGCAAAACAACGCAATTGACTTTCGGATTGCCGACGTGGATTGTTCGGGAGATATTTTTAGTTCTTTTATTTGCGCTCGTTATGTTATTTTTGGTTCGTTTTGCCTGGGGTAAAAAATGATTTACTTCACTGTGGCAGTCTATCTTACGGCTCTCGGGATCATATCGACAGTGGCAAAAATTAAAACAAAAAATTCCCCGGTGGACTATTTTCTAGCTGGAAGATCTTTCGGCAGTATAGTTTTGTTCTTTACTATAACTGCGACAAATTTTTCGGCGTTTTTCTTTCTCGGATTCGCGGGAGCAGCCTGGAAATACGGATTCGGTCAATACGGTATAATGGGTATAGGAACGGCACTCGTGCCGGTTTCTTTTTATTTTGTGGGTAAAAAAGCATGGGAAC is a window from the candidate division WOR-3 bacterium genome containing:
- a CDS encoding SagB/ThcOx family dehydrogenase; this encodes MILIFSFVDPGIYKYVPSDHGLLPVVRGDKRRGLASACLNQSFIENAPAVLLVTEVVQRTEARYGSRAERYVFMEAGHLGQNVSLEAVSLGLSSVMVGAFDDEKVILALGGVLEEIPVYVIPFGYKND
- a CDS encoding DUF4230 domain-containing protein, producing MLKKYSLIVTIALSISVVAIFVLISFLFKSPTEKKVISTLEILRSEQLTFLVTDKIVTQVIVHVDNSHWLTGTDKALIYTVVTMYYGVDLKKLTDEDLERIGDTVWVIIPEPEILDISVDLEGIQVFESKSGIVRLVDLVKGENTTLNLLADFETESRKLAEDAGMFPSRDKILLNLNSFAPLFSEQTGLVIIFK